The genomic stretch AGTGGCCGCGGAAGAAGTGGTTTCGCGCATTAGCGTTCCGCCGTTCTCAAGATCCGCCATGGACGGTTACGCAGTGCGCGCTGAGGATACCTACGGGGCGTCCAAGCTCGGCCCGGTCAGACTCAGGAGATTTGAGGTGATCTACGCCGGATCAGTTCCCAAGAGGACTGTTGGAAAGGGTCAATGTGGGGAGATCGCCACTGGTGCAATGCTACCAAAGGGGGCTGATGCAGTCGTCATGGTGGAGGACACGGAATCCGATGGTGAAGTCGTTCTCGTCTACTCGCCAGTCCACCCGGGCCAGAATGTGTCGAAGAAGGGCGAGGATATCAAGCCAGGGACGAAGGTAGTCTCAAAGGGAGATCTGTTGAATCCGAGCAAGATAGGCGCATTGGCCGCTCTCGGGAAGAAGGGCGTCAGAGTGTTCTCAAAACCAGTTGTTGCCGTCATTCCAACCGGAAATGAGATAGCCGAACTCGGCAGACCTCTGAAACCCGGGCAGGTGTACAACATAAACAGCTACACTCTGTCAAGCGTCATACATGCGAATGGCTGCGATGTCTTGACCTTGGACATCGTTAGCGACCATCTTGCGGATCTGGAACAAGTGGTCAGGGACAACTCCGAATGCGACATGCTCGTGTTCTCTGGCGGCAGCTCTGTTGGAGAGCGAGATATCATGCTCGATGTCCTCGAGGGGAACGGAAAGGTGGTCTTCCATGGAGTAGCGATCAAGCCGGGAAAGCCTACTCTGTTCGGCGTGATCGGGAGACAGCTCGTCTTCGGTATGCCAGGCTATCCCACCGCTTGCCTGTCAAACGCATACATGTTGCTCGCTCCTGTCCTGAGGAAGATGGCCAGGTTGCCTGACAAGTCACAGGAGTCTGTCGAGGCCAAGATGGCGAAACGAGTCGTCTCTACAACTGGCAGAACTCAGTTCCTGACCGTGAAGCTCGAGAATGGTGTCGCTCATCCCGCCTTCAAGGAGTCGGGGGCAATCACCAGCATGGCGTTCGCAGACGGCTACGTAGTGATTCCGGCGGATGTGGATCTCTTGGAGAAGGACGAGACCGTCAGGGTCTACCTCCTGTGATTCCGACATTCATGTAGTCCTCTCGGCGGCCGGAGCTGCGTGAACCTGAAATACAACCTCGCGGATTGCGGAGCCAGGAAATCGGAGCAGTGAAAGACTGAGCATTAGGCAGATGGGGCGCGAGGATATTCAACACGCTCTGTCATTGATAAACGTCGAGGGATGGAACTATACGAGCGAGGAGATTGAGCGGATGCTCAATCTGGATCCTGGCGGGAGCTTCCTGTACGGGGACAAACCGCCCCTGGCGGTGGTGACGTGCGTGACCTACGGTCGGACAGGCGTGATAGGACACCTGGTCGTCTCACAATCGGCCCGCGGGCAGAAGATAGGGCGAGCCATGCTTCAGAAGGCCATTGACTATTGCGACAGTCAGGGGGTGGATTCAATCCTTCTCTATGCGACCGACGAAGGCGCGATGCTGTACGAGAAATTCGGTTTCAGGACCCTCAGGCGTACACACTGCACATGCGCTAACACAACCGAAGGGGCTGCGTCGCGCAATGGTCCCGTTTGTGAACTTGTCAAGCCAGATGACCTGGAGGAGATCCTGGAGATTGATAGCAGACTGTTCGGCGATGATAGAAGCAAGCTCATGAGAATGCTCCTCTCGGAGTACCCGCAACACTCGTACAAGCTCGAACGCGACGGAAAGATCGTCGGCTTCGCCCTCGGAAGAGGCACTTCGCTAGGTTTTGACTTCGGACCCTGGGTATGCCTGACAGGAGACATAACGGATGCTGAGTCGCTTTTCAACGCCACAATGTCCTCATTCGGCGCTGGCACGGTCTTCCTCGGAGTCTTCACAGACAACCCCCGGGCCATGGAGATAGCGGACAGGATGGAGAAGATAAGAACCTGGGAAACGAGGCTTATGATAAGCGGAAAGGACCGTTATTCATCCCACATCGAGCACGTCTTCGGCGTGGCGGCCTTCGAACTCGGCTGAAGCACGTGCTCAGTAGGTGTCTCTCTCTCGTTTGGTGTAGTAGAAGATGTCCGTTTCCCGGTGATACCCGGCCTTCTCGAAGAGGCGCATCGAATCCCCGTTGTCTCCTTCTATGTGGATGCAGAAGATGTGTATGCCTCTCCTCCTCAACGCCTTCTCCGACTGAGTGATGAGCGATGTCGCGATCCCTTTTCCCGTGAACTCCGGGAGGACCGCCAGACGGTTTATCCACCCCTTCCTGCCATCGTCACTGCACAGGGATACACCTACGAGCTTTCCATCTGAGAAGGCCCCGATGAAGAGAGTGGGTTTGTCCTTCAACTGCTTGACGAGCCTCTGGGGACTGTCACGTCCCCCGGGCTTGTAGGGCAAGCCTGCCGCAGTCCAGACTCGTTTCATGGCCTCAAGCTCCGTCACCTTCAAAGGTCGGATGTGGATCTTGCCCTTAGTCCCGCTCATGATGCCACCTGGTTCGCGGATGGGGTAGAAAACGCGGATCGAGGACATGAATCATCCGGTCGACTGAGCAAACGAATTGAAGGGGTTTGAGAGATGGCCAGAATCACTTCTTCTTTGCTCTCGTCTTGGGCTTGGTCTTCTTCTTAGGCTTCGCAGCCCTCGTTTCCATAAGCTTCTCGCAGCAGACCACATCCTCGAGGACCCCATACCCCTCTTCTGACACGAGTAGTGTCGTCCCGCAGACTCCGCAAACGTATTCAGTGCCTTTCTTGGATTTCGTCATTGATCTTCCTCCTGATAGTCTTGTTTCCAGAAGAGGTCCGGGCGGTGTATTTGCGTTGAGACGTACTGTAACGTTGGGCCGCACGCTCCGTGCGAACGACGGAGCTGGAGAAGGTCATTAGCGCAATCGAAATATGGACGCGCCTACAGGGGTCCCTGGCTCCTCGCATAGGATGCTAGTTGTTCCATTACTTCGAAGACCTGGAAGGCCTCCACCATGTCTCTCGCCTTGTACGATACAGTCTTGATGTCCTTTCTCTTCACGAGTGGCACGCGGGAGACCATCTGGGCCATGAGAGGCCTCTCGAATTCGACTTCCATGACGATTGGCTTTCTCACCGCATATGGCTTGATCTCATTGAATTTCCCCAGCGCCTCTTTCGCCCCCTTTCTGATGAGCGCGCATGCCTTCGCAGGCGCAAGCGAGTGAACACCATAGAGGCCGATTCCCTCCTTCGTCGGGACCCCA from Candidatus Thermoplasmatota archaeon encodes the following:
- a CDS encoding molybdenum cofactor biosynthesis protein, with the translated sequence MRPIKRLIQMEEALALAKGHAVPMTRTESVSMLDAAGRVAAEEVVSRISVPPFSRSAMDGYAVRAEDTYGASKLGPVRLRRFEVIYAGSVPKRTVGKGQCGEIATGAMLPKGADAVVMVEDTESDGEVVLVYSPVHPGQNVSKKGEDIKPGTKVVSKGDLLNPSKIGALAALGKKGVRVFSKPVVAVIPTGNEIAELGRPLKPGQVYNINSYTLSSVIHANGCDVLTLDIVSDHLADLEQVVRDNSECDMLVFSGGSSVGERDIMLDVLEGNGKVVFHGVAIKPGKPTLFGVIGRQLVFGMPGYPTACLSNAYMLLAPVLRKMARLPDKSQESVEAKMAKRVVSTTGRTQFLTVKLENGVAHPAFKESGAITSMAFADGYVVIPADVDLLEKDETVRVYLL
- a CDS encoding GNAT family N-acetyltransferase, with amino-acid sequence MGREDIQHALSLINVEGWNYTSEEIERMLNLDPGGSFLYGDKPPLAVVTCVTYGRTGVIGHLVVSQSARGQKIGRAMLQKAIDYCDSQGVDSILLYATDEGAMLYEKFGFRTLRRTHCTCANTTEGAASRNGPVCELVKPDDLEEILEIDSRLFGDDRSKLMRMLLSEYPQHSYKLERDGKIVGFALGRGTSLGFDFGPWVCLTGDITDAESLFNATMSSFGAGTVFLGVFTDNPRAMEIADRMEKIRTWETRLMISGKDRYSSHIEHVFGVAAFELG
- a CDS encoding GNAT family N-acetyltransferase — translated: MSGTKGKIHIRPLKVTELEAMKRVWTAAGLPYKPGGRDSPQRLVKQLKDKPTLFIGAFSDGKLVGVSLCSDDGRKGWINRLAVLPEFTGKGIATSLITQSEKALRRRGIHIFCIHIEGDNGDSMRLFEKAGYHRETDIFYYTKRERDTY